A part of Cryptococcus neoformans var. neoformans JEC21 chromosome 4 sequence genomic DNA contains:
- a CDS encoding ubiquinol-cytochrome-c reductase, putative codes for MLLGQHYSQPPPIAPSTMPSIAKMVFGNGPLGPSFAPWIRQYPGVQKYWARWSELYRHAAGYRQKGYLLDDLVIEENKAVQKALSRLPERVAYDRVWRHRQGIMMSMHHTDLPRNKWTPPEKDEQYLTPYINQVLAEEQERADWDHSVVERIKKRQAGRQNPFERV; via the exons ATGCTCCTCGGACAACATTACTCGCAACCACCACCCATAGCGCCATCCACAATGCCCTCAATCGCCAAAATGGTATTCGGCAACGGCCCTCTCGGCCCGTC CTTTGCCCCCTGGATCCGTCAGTACCCCGGCGTGCAAAAGTACTGGGCACGATGGTCAGAGCTCTACAGGCACGCAGCCGGCTACCGACAGAAGGGCTACCTCCTCGACGACTTGGTGATAGAAGAGAACAAGGCCGTGCAGAAG GCGCTCTCCCGTCTTCCCGAGCGAGTCGCTTACGACCGAGTCTGGCGACACCGACAGGGCATTATGATGTCCATGCACCACACCGACCTTCCCAGGAACAAGTGGACCCCCCCCGAAAAG GACGAACAATACCTTACCCCTTACATCAACCAGGTGCTTGCGGAGGAACAGGAACGAGCCGACTGGGATCACTCTGTCGTCGAGAGgatcaagaagaggcaggCTGGCAGGCAGAACCCTTTTGAGCGCGTCTAA
- a CDS encoding expressed protein, with product MPPSVILDCYQHSYFDFPHYLAKNNYRLYMMLLGTLAHLALTITCGYSLTVPQAHRETLEEAAVNTKKLIEDVTVGTMSSVFPNGTDNGGRPFAMMEYHAPCHPPPSLTFLLLPISLSTHNIMASSSHYASYSVAMPHKDEWSPMSLSRVAFIGNMTFLPDISKEEKAELEKCYLSYHPDAKYWLPGASNSPHSSVWAKLDADDIYYVGGFGDTHYIGHIPIDLYTKVGEADEGNGQGQSEQVLSGYSVFRNGVSLLLKNIF from the exons ATGCCTCCTTCAGTTATATTAGACTGTTACCAGCATTCTTATTTTGACTTCCCGCACTACCTTGCGAAGAACAACTATAGATTGTACATGATGCTGCTCGGCACCTTGGCGCACCTAGCGCTCACCATTACTTGCGGTTACAGTCTCACAGTACCTCAGGCTCATCGAGAAACccttgaagaagcag CCGTCAACACAAAGAAGCTCATCGAAGATGTTACTGTGGGAACTATGTCCAGCGTCTTTCCCAATGGAACTGATAACGGTG GACGACCCTTTGCTATGATGGAG TACCATGCTCCATGTCATCCGCCGCCATCACTCACATTTCTCCTGCTCCCTATTTCGCTCTCTACTCACAATATCATGGCTTCAAGCTCTCATTACGCTAGTTACTCTGTGGCGATGCCGCATAAGGATGAGTGGTCCCCCATGAGTTTATCTCGAGTGGCTTTCATTGGA AATATGACTTTCCTTCCAGATATCtccaaagaagagaaggcggAGCTAGAGAAATGCTACCTCAGTTACCACCCTGACGCCAAATATTGGCTTCCAGGGGCATCAAATTCTCCTCATTCATCTGTATGGGCCAAACTAGATGCGGACGACATTTACTATGTTGGAGGATTCGGGGA CACTCATTATATTGGACACATTCCTATCGATCTGTATACCAAAGTCGGAGAAGCAGATGAAGGTAACGGTCAGGGACAGAGCGAGCAAGTCCTTAGTGGTTACAGCGTTTTCAGGAACGGGGTATCATTGCTGTTGAAGAACATCTTTTGA
- a CDS encoding expressed protein has product MSHTIPLSLATLRSHSIFNPPISTSSPPEDEWELLDRPSADEPMSQKQGRMVLRDKDLIVAMGSEVRMMSLNASDGSWKVEDGLVGSYRTLKSAHLTFAIHHIVVNPTGRLLAVVGHHQIVVLVLPKPTHSGKLEEGQAEVESIPIDDFLFSRSSNDAITQVQWHPWGENGNSLWVLTAGGKLREYDVLQPHDCVQTFDFIPERTRSVPKFTAVDPLSRYASSFAFGSSMIGFSPLMVYCLLASGDIHVLGPILPLRTEMPAQYLRQLKTFADIRLATVQNQARDVFGAGTSGLGKAVLQAEWVDHLVKQVRQTEEMQSKKQVEEGGGTTQNMPMRASILGKSTKIHSSPVENRSSSLGLPRNGFVRVHPPHLTESGGPAPGAHRTLLRQGPVVFSPGPQDVGNVDEDLDEEQMATDLLIVQVDANEMDAGGSKGTEGQTVIAIAWSGGRVDIGLELDAPEARWISSRDPTPPAPVIHITDSILLSFPNNDPFIISSNAPVLARDPLYNDVFYVSHAFGVDAINVRAVVDGLDGDGNEGELPVPQVSRLVESNSVPNTPIVGMFGFCNITFGYGIVVLASTGQVAYMELDIRFGDRLALLPSSARAASGFRTELKDTQSLLDNAFEVDSLVSSVKTGTKASRRQIPDYNMPLTVINSDHLSALQDVSSHVHAQAQRIRTASQAVENRLDLQVEELQRHARLMAECRQEVASLQKSETLGRIESLIRRQEGIQKRVEKMLGDMALEYKPHVGDGERKWFKELQEMEMKLNGDSGEAKEALTDKVQSLRNQLASLLPVVSKAHQKESAAASTLAPKQIKPLKAALGARSEELKRLLNKVEALDIRLDTAPVE; this is encoded by the exons ATGTCGCACACCATTCCGCTTTCCTTAGCCACCCTCAGATCGCATTCCATCTTCAACCCCCCTATCTCAACCTCATCCCCACCTGAAGACGAATGGGAGCTTCTTGACCGGCCCTCGGCTGACGAGCCTATGAGCCAGAAACAGGGCAGGATGGTATTGCGCGACAAGGATTTGATTGTTGCAATGGGCAGTGAAGTAAGGATGATGAGCCTCAATGCAAGCGATGGAAGttggaaggttgaggatggaCTTGTCGGATCCTACAGG ACACTCAAATCTGCACATTTAACATTTGCGATCCATCACATCGTAGTTAACCCGACCGGGAGATTGTTAGCAGTAGTGGGACATCATCAGATCGTCGTACTGGTGCTCCCAAAACCCACACATTCTGGCAaattggaagaagggcaagcGGAAGTGGA GTCAATACCCATCGATGACTTCTTGTTTTCGCGGTCCTCTAATGATGCGATAACCCAAGTACAGTGGCACCCTTGGGGTGAGAATGGGAACTCGCTTTGGGTGTTGACGGCCGGCGGCAAGCTGCG CGAATATGATGTCTTACAACCACATGATTGCGTACAGACTTTCGATTTCATCCCGGAACGCACCCGCTCAGTTCCAAAATTCACTGCCGTTGACCCTCTTTCACGTTACGCCTCTTCGTTTGCATTTGGCTCCTCTATGATTGGATTTTCACCTCTTATGGTGTATTGTCTGCTGGCGAGCGGTGATATACATGTACTTGGTCCAATTCTTCCACTCCGAACAGAAATGCCGGCCCAGTATCTCCGGCAACTCAAAACATTCGCGGATATCAGGCTAGCAACAGTCCAAAATCAAGCCCGTGATGTTTTTGGTGCAGGGACCTCAGGACTTGGAAAGGCGGTCTTGCAAGCAGAGTGGGTGGATCATCTCGTAAAGCAAGTGCGACAAACGGAAGAAATGCagagcaagaagcaagtcgaagaagggggCGGAACTACGCAAAACATGCCCATGAGGGCTAGCATTTTGGGGAAATCCACGAAGATCCATAGTTCTCCTGTAGAAAATAGATCTTCATCGTTGGGCTTACCACGCAATGGTTTTGTCAGAGTCCACCCACCTCACCTCACAGAGTCAGGTGGTCCTGCCCCTGGTGCTCATCGTACGTTGCTCAGACAGGGGCCAGTGGTGTTTTCTCCTGGACCTCAAGATGTGGGAAATGTCGACGAAGATTTAGACGAGGAGCAGATGGCCACAGATTTGCTTATCGTGCAGGTCGATGCGAATGAAATGGACGCTGGCGGGTCAAAGGGAACGGAGGGGCAAACTGTCATTGCCATCGCGTGGTCTGGCGGTCGGGTTGATATCGGCCTGGAACTGGATGCACCCGAGGCACGGTGGATCAGTTCTAGA GATCCCACCCCCCCGGCTCCAGTGATACACATCACAGACTCCATACTTCTCTCATTTCCCAATAATGACCCCTTCATCATTTCCTCCAATGCGCCCGTATTGGCCCGTGATCCACTGTATAATGACGTTTTCTATGTTTCACATGCTTTTGGAGTGGACGCTATCAATGTCAGggctgttgttgatggaCTGGACGGGGACGGTAATGAAGGCGAACTCCCCGTCCCTCAGGTATCGAGACTCGTCGAGTCTAACAG TGTGCCGAATACGCCGATTGTCGGCATGTTCGGCTTTTGTAATATCACATTTGGTTACGGTATTGTCGTTCTCGCCTCCACTGGTCAGGTTGCCTACATGGAGCTCGACATTCGTTTCGGCGATCGATTGGCACTTTTACCTAGTTCAGCTCGTGCTGCAAGCGGCTTTCGAACTGAACTAAAGGACACACAATCACTACTTGACAATGCCTTTGAAGTGGACAGTCTTGTCTCGTCAGTCAAGACTGGCACCAAAGCCTCGCGTCGGCAAATTCCGGATTATAACATGCCCCTGACTGTTATTAACAGTGATCATCTTTCGGCCCTTCAAGACGTTTCGTCTCATGTTCATGCTCAAGCTCAGCGTATACGGACTGCTTCCCAAGCGGTGGAGAACCGCCTTGATCTTCAAGTCGAAGAACTTCAGCGTCATGCCCGTTTGATGGCAGAATGTCGTCAGGAAGTTGCAAGTCTACAAAAAAGCGAGACCCTTGGCCGAATAGAGTCACTGATaagaaggcaagaaggcATACAGAAGAGGGTAGAGAAGATGCTGGGCGATATGGCCTTGGAGTACAAGCCGCATGTAGGCGATGGGGAGAGAAAATGGTTCAAGGAATtgcaagagatggagatgaaacTCAATGGAGACTCAGGGGAAGCAAAGGAGGCTTTAACAGACAAAGTTCAATCG CTTCGAAACCAGCTTGCCTCACTTTTACCCGTAGTCTCAAAGGCCCACCAAAAGGAAAGCGCGGCTGCGTCGACGTTGGCGCCTAAACAGATCAAGCCGTTGAAAGCAGCTCTTGGGGCAAGATCCGAAGAATTGAAGAGGCTACTTAATAAAGTGGAGGCATTGGATATAAGATTAGATACAGCCCCTGTTGAATAG